From Panicum hallii strain FIL2 chromosome 2, PHallii_v3.1, whole genome shotgun sequence, a single genomic window includes:
- the LOC112881599 gene encoding uncharacterized protein LOC112881599 isoform X3: MAAAQPSSSNSLAPPLRRRSRRLVFDRRYGWIFDEWTDPADQALSGGRGMFCAVTMARSLVNAAASSVLGYLCYKFSWKSSRIPQKFLSASIYALPSI; encoded by the exons atggcggcggcgcagccTTCCTCCTCCAATTCGCTGgctccgcccctccgccgccgctcgcgccgcctCGTATTCGACCGCCGCTACGGCTGGAT CTTCGACGAGTGGACGGACCCCGCCGACCAAGCCCTCTCCGGCGGCCGCGGAAT GTTCTGCGCAGTGACGATGGCGCGGTCGCTGGTGAACGCCGCGGCGTCCTCG gttttgg GTTACCTATGCTACAAGTTCAGTTGGAAGAGTTCTCGAATCCCCCAAAAGTTTCTCTCTGCCAGCATATATGCCTTGCCTAGCATTTGA
- the LOC112881599 gene encoding uncharacterized protein LOC112881599 isoform X2, translated as MAAAQPSSSNSLAPPLRRRSRRLVFDRRYGWIFDEWTDPADQALSGGRGMFCAVTMARSLVNAAASSVLGKLANISNSYLCYKFSWKSSRIPQKFLSASIYALPSI; from the exons atggcggcggcgcagccTTCCTCCTCCAATTCGCTGgctccgcccctccgccgccgctcgcgccgcctCGTATTCGACCGCCGCTACGGCTGGAT CTTCGACGAGTGGACGGACCCCGCCGACCAAGCCCTCTCCGGCGGCCGCGGAAT GTTCTGCGCAGTGACGATGGCGCGGTCGCTGGTGAACGCCGCGGCGTCCTCG gttttgggtaagcTGGCCAACATCTCCAACA GTTACCTATGCTACAAGTTCAGTTGGAAGAGTTCTCGAATCCCCCAAAAGTTTCTCTCTGCCAGCATATATGCCTTGCCTAGCATTTGA
- the LOC112881599 gene encoding uncharacterized protein LOC112881599 isoform X1 yields the protein MAAAQPSSSNSLAPPLRRRSRRLVFDRRYGWIFDEWTDPADQALSGGRGMFCAVTMARSLVNAAASSVTYATSSVGRVLESPKSFSLPAYMPCLAFDKKQQAWLRELENSGVVADLKLINCSAHSVLECMATDCLCMSRQHDLL from the exons atggcggcggcgcagccTTCCTCCTCCAATTCGCTGgctccgcccctccgccgccgctcgcgccgcctCGTATTCGACCGCCGCTACGGCTGGAT CTTCGACGAGTGGACGGACCCCGCCGACCAAGCCCTCTCCGGCGGCCGCGGAAT GTTCTGCGCAGTGACGATGGCGCGGTCGCTGGTGAACGCCGCGGCGTCCTCG GTTACCTATGCTACAAGTTCAGTTGGAAGAGTTCTCGAATCCCCCAAAAGTTTCTCTCTGCCAGCATATATGCCTTGCCTAGCATTTGACAAGAAGCAGCAAGCATGGTTACGTGAACTTGAAAACTCTGGAGTAGTTGCTGATCTCAAGTTAATAAACTGTAGTGCTCATTCTGTGTTGGAATGTATGGCAACTGATTGCCTCTGCATGTCAAGGCAACATGATCTTTTGTAA